In the Malania oleifera isolate guangnan ecotype guangnan chromosome 1, ASM2987363v1, whole genome shotgun sequence genome, one interval contains:
- the LOC131150751 gene encoding large ribosomal subunit protein uL24z translates to MKYNPRVTSSRRKNRKAHFTAPSSLRRVLMSAPLSTDLRSKYNVRSMPVRKDDEVQVVRGTYKGREGKVVQVYRRKWVIHIERITREKVNGSTVNVGINPSKVVITKLRLDKDRKSLLDRKAKGRATADKDKGAKFTAEDIMQSVD, encoded by the coding sequence ATGAAGTATAACCCCCGAGTAACGTCGTCCCGCCGGAAGAACCGGAAGGCGCACTTCACGGCGCCGTCGAGCTTGCGGCGAGTCCTAATGAGCGCACCCCTCTCGACTGACCTGCGCAGCAAATACAACGTCCGGTCGATGCCGGTCCGCAAGGACGACGAGGTCCAGGTAGTTCGAGGGACCTACAAGGGCCGGGAGGGCAAGGTCGTGCAGGTGTATCGCCGCAAGTGGGTAATCCACATCGAGCGCATCACCAGAGAAAAGGTGAACGGCTCCACTGTCAACGTCGGAATCAACCCTTCCAAAGTCGTCATCACCAAGCTCCGCCTCGACAAGGACCGCAAGTCCCTCCTCGATCGCAAGGCAAAAGGTCGTGCCACTGCTGACAAGGACAAGGGAGCTAAGTTCACCGCCGAGGATATTATGCAGAGCGTCGATTGA